Proteins encoded by one window of Aspergillus puulaauensis MK2 DNA, chromosome 4, nearly complete sequence:
- a CDS encoding carbon-nitrogen hydrolase family protein (COG:E;~EggNog:ENOG410PQMD;~InterPro:IPR036526,IPR003010;~PFAM:PF00795;~go_process: GO:0006807 - nitrogen compound metabolic process [Evidence IEA]) gives MPPTHRVAVVQWSIKNLAVEQNHATACDYIRSAAAQGAGLVVLPEYHLFGWAPEDPLFAVQASQTAQYLKAYQALAKELNICLVPGTIVEKHPHPDGDADPDSYVLYNTAYFISNTGEILGQYRKKNIWHPERAYLTSSTSEAHQVFDTPIGKVGLLICWDMAFPEAFRELIAAGAETVIIPTYWGRYDASPTALKHNPNSEELFLDSTLTARCFENTCAVIFANYAGVEQSLGMSRVVLPIVGPVGKMGNEEGVLVVDMDMDLVKIAEDNYKVRMDLGREEWYYSYRHSKKD, from the exons ATGCCGCCAACCCATCGCGTCGCGGTTGTCCAGTGGTCCATCAAG AACCTCGCTGTGGAACAAAACCACGCCACAGCATGCGACTACATCCGCTCTGCCGCCGCACAGGGCGCGGGGTTGGTCGTGCTGCCTGA GTACCATCTATTCGGCTGGGCACCGGAAGACcccctcttcgccgtccaAGCTTCTCAAACGGCCCAGTACCTCAAAGCCTACCAAGCTCTCGCCAAGGAGCTCAACATCTGCCTCGTCCCGGGGACAATCGTTGAGAAGCACCCGCACCCAGACGGAGATGCGGACCCAGATAGCTACGTCCTGTACAACACGGCCTACTTCATCTCCAACACCGGCGAGATCCTCGGCCAGTACCGCAAGAAGAACATCTGGCATCCCGAGCGGGCCTACCTAACTTCATCCACGTCGGAAGCGCATCAAGTCTTCGACACCCCGATTGGGAAGGTCGGGCTGCTCATCTGCTGGGACATGGCGTTTCCCGAGGCCTTTCGCGAGTTGATTGCCGCTGGGGCGGAGACGGTTATTATTCCTACTTATT GGGGCCGCTATGACGCTTCGCCAACGGCCTTGAAGCATAATCCCAACTCGGAagagctcttcctcgactcTACACTAACAGCTCGCTGCTTCGAGAACACATGCGCTGTCATCTTTGCAAACTATGCGGGCGTCGAGCAGTCTCTGGGTATGTCGCGGGTTGTTCTCCCCATCGTTGGACCGGTAGGGAAGATGGGGAACGAGGAGGGTGTTCTGGTCgttgatatggatatggacCTGGTGAAGATTGCGGAGGATAACTACAAGGTCAGAATGGACCTAGGGAGAGAAGAGTGGTATTACTCCTACCGGCATTCTAAAAAGGACTGA
- the VPS1 gene encoding dynamin-like GTPase vpsA (COG:U;~EggNog:ENOG410PIAR;~InterPro:IPR019762,IPR030381,IPR027417,IPR003130, IPR001401,IPR000375,IPR022812,IPR020850;~PFAM:PF00350,PF01031,PF02212;~go_function: GO:0003924 - GTPase activity [Evidence IEA];~go_function: GO:0005525 - GTP binding [Evidence IEA]) gives MASPTTGYSINVNDPSLISLVNKLQDVFSTVGVQNPIDLPQIAVVGSQSSGKSSVLENIVGRDFLPRGSGIVTRRPLILQLINKPPQANGVKEEKLETTDKEANVDEYGEFLHIPGQKFHDFNKIREEIVRETETKVGRNAGISAAPINLRIYSPNVLTLTLVDLPGLTKVPVGDQPKDIEKQIRDMVLKYISKPNAIILAVTAANQDLANSDGLKLAREVDPEGQRTIGVLSKVDLMDEGTDVVDILAGRIIPLRLGYVPVVNRGQRDIENKRPIAYALESEKNFFENHKAYRNKASYCGTPYLARKLNLILMMHIKQTLPDIKSRISSSLQKYSSELSQLGDSMLGNSANIILNIITEFSNEYRTVLEGNNQELSSIELSGGARISFVFHELYANGVKAVDPFDQVKDIDIRTILFNSSGSSPALFIGTTAFELIVKQQISRLEDPSLKCISLVYDELVRILGQLLNKQLFRRYPMLKEKFHAVVIAFFKKAMEPTNKLVRDLIAMESTYINTAHPDFLNGHRAMAIVNDRHAASKPTQVDPKTGKPLPPRANSPSVEPTPAGADTSSTGFFGSFWASKNKKKMAAMEAPPPNLKASAALSERESTEVEVIKLLITSYYNIVKRTMIDMVPKAVMYTLVQFSKEGMQRELLENMYRNSELDDLLKESDYTIRRRKECQQMVESLGRASEIVSQVQ, from the exons ATGGCAAGCCCAACGACTGGCTACTC GATAAACGTCAATGACCCCAGCTTGATTTCGCTGGTCAACAAACTCCAGGATGTTTTCTCGACCGTAGGG GTCCAAAACCCCATCGATTTGCCCCAAATCGCAGTTGTCGGTTCGCAGTCGAGTGGAAAGAGTTCCGTCTTAGAGAACATCGTCGGCCGGGATTT CCTCCCTCGTGGTTCTGGAATTGTTACTCGACGTCCCCTCATTCTGCAACTCATCAACAAACCCCCGCAAGCGAACGGcgtgaaggaggagaagctcgagaCGACGGATAAGGAGGCGAACGTCGACGAGTATGGCGAGTTCCTGCACATTCCAGGCCAGAAGTTCCACGACTTCAACAAGATCCGTGAGGAGATTGTCCGTGAAACCGAGACCAAGGTCGGTCGCAATGCCGGAATCTCTGCCGCGCCCATCAACCTGCGAATCTACTCCCCCAACGTCCTCACCCTGACACTTGTGGATCTGCCCGGTTTGACCAAGGTGCCCGTCGGTGACCAGCCAAAGGACATTGAGAAGCAAATCCGCGACATGGTTTTGAAGTACATCAGCAAGCCCAACGCCATCATCCTAGCTGTGACGGCCGCGAACCAGGATCTTGCCAACTCCGACGGGTTGAAGCTCGCACGTGAGGTGGATCCGGAGGGTCAGCGCACAATCGGTGTGCTGTCCAAGGTCGATCTCATGGACGAGGGCACAGATGTGGTGGATATTCTTGCTGGCAGGATTATCCCTCTGCGCCTGGGTTACGTTCCTGTGGTTAACCGTGGACAGCGCGATATTGAGAACAAGCGACCTATCGCATATGCGCtagagagcgagaagaactTCTTCGAAAACCACAAGGCGTACCGGAACAAGGCTTCGTACTGCGGAACCCCATACCTGGCCAGAAAGCTGAACTTG ATCCTTATGATGCACATCAAGCAAACGCTCCCGGATATTAAGTCCAGGATTTCCTCGTCCCTGCAGAAGTACTCGTCTGAATTGTCACAGCTTGGCGACTCCATGCTCGGCAATAGCGCCAACATCATTCTTAATATCATTACAGAATTCAGCAACGAGTACCGGACAGTCCTGGAGGGTAACAACCAGGAGCTTTCCAGCATCGAACTTTCAGGTGGTGCCCGTATCAGTTTTGTGTTCCATGAGCTCTACGCCAACGGTGTGAAGGCAGTAGACCCTTTCGACCAAGTGAAGGACATTGATATTCGGACCATCCTGTTCAACTCGTCTGGCTCATCGCCTGCACTCTTCATCGGTACTACAGCTTTCGAACTCATTGTGAAGCAACAGATTTCGCGCCTCGAAGACCCGAGTCTGAAGTGTATCTCCTTGGTTTACGACGAGCTTGTCCGTATTCTCGGACAGCTTCTGAACAAGCAACTGTTCCGGCGTTACCCGATGTTGAAGGAAAAATTCCATGCAGTTGTGATTGCGTTcttcaagaaggccatggagcCGACGAATAAGCTCGTCCGCGATCTCATTGCCATGGAGTCGACTTACATCAACACTGCTCACCCCGACTTCCTCAACGGACACCGG GCAATGGCCATTGTAAACGATCGCCATGCTGCTAGTAAGCCGACTCAAGTGGACCCGAAGACAGGCAAGCCTCTGCCTCCCCGCGCAAACAGCCCCTCCGTTGAACCCACTCCTGCCGGTGCGGACACCAGTAGCACTGGATTCTTTGGCAGCTTCTGGGCgtcgaagaacaagaagaagatggcggctATGGAGGCTCCCCCGCCAAACCTCAAGGCCTCTGCTGCCTTGTCTGAGCGTGAAAGCACCGAGGTGGAAGTTATTA AGCTCCTCATTACCTCCTACTACAACATCGTTAAGCGTACGATGATTGATATGGTCCCGAAAGCTGTCATGTACACTCTCGTGCA ATTCTCCAAGGAAGGAATGCAGCGAGAGCTGCTTGAGAACATGTACCGTAACTCCGAACTAGACGACCTGCTGAAGGAGAGCGATTACACCATCCGGCGGCGGAAGGAGTGCCAGCAAATGGTGGAGAGCCTCGGCCGCGCGAGTGAGATTGTCAGCCAGGTGCAGTGA
- the VMA1 gene encoding H(+)-transporting V1 sector ATPase subunit A (BUSCO:EOG09261225;~COG:C;~EggNog:ENOG410PH6V;~InterPro:IPR020003,IPR031686,IPR022878,IPR027417, IPR024034,IPR036121,IPR004100,IPR005725,IPR023366, IPR000194;~PFAM:PF02874,PF16886,PF00006;~go_component: GO:0033180 - proton-transporting V-type ATPase, V1 domain [Evidence IEA];~go_function: GO:0005524 - ATP binding [Evidence IEA];~go_function: GO:0046961 - proton-transporting ATPase activity, rotational mechanism [Evidence IEA];~go_process: GO:0046034 - ATP metabolic process [Evidence IEA];~go_process: GO:1902600 - proton transmembrane transport [Evidence IEA]), with the protein MLGLGVRRLKSRPSLLDLIANRGGGVVEQSSPRSQQESPASPPRPADLPPLPVSPTPLSSSDSTSSSTSTKSTPIPQPLLSSSSPIQTPAPHTMAPSGKGSSSSEDVNAGAVFSISGPVVVAENMIGCAMYELCQVGHDKLVGEVIRIDADKATIQVYEETAGLTVGDPVWRTGKPLSVELGPGLMETIYDGIQRPLRAISDESGSIYIPRGIKVNALDRKKKWDFTPGKYKVGDHITGGDIWGTVLENSLLNDHKILLPPRAKGTITRIAEAGSYTVEEQLLEIEFNGVKSTHGMMHTWPVRVPRPVNEKKSADEPFVVGQRVLDSLFPSVLGGTVCIPGAFGCGKTVISQSVSKFSNSDVIVYVGCGERGNEMAEVLMDFPELSITIDGRKEPIMKRTCLIANTSNMPVAAREASIYTGITIAEYFRDQGKNVAMMADSSSRWAEALRELSGRLGEMPADQGFPAYLGAKLASFYERAGKTIALGSPERDGSVSIVAAVSPPGGDFSDPVTTSTMSIVQVFWGLDKKLAQRKHFPSINTGISYSKYTTVLDTYYEKHHPEFPRLRRQVQELLTKSEDLDQVVQLVGKAALGDSDKITLDVAAMVKDDFLQQNGYSDYDQFCPLWKTEYMMKAFMGYHDEAQKAIAQGQNWPKVRDATTDIQTSLRQMKFEIPEDEADVSSKYEKVLQTMSERFASVSDE; encoded by the exons ATGTTGGGATTGGGCGTGCGTCGACTGAAGTCTCGTCCGTCATTGCTGGATCTGATCGCCAaccgtggtggtggtgtagTTGAGCAGAGCTCCCCCCGATCGCAGCAGGAGAGTCCGGCATCACCGCCCAGACCGGCCGACCTGCCACCGCTCCCCGTTTCGCCCACTCCGTTGTCCTCCAgcgacagcaccagctcaagcaccagcaccaaaagCACCCCCATCCCGCAGCCCCTCctttcgtcctcgtcccCCATCCAAACGCCGGCTCCTCACACCATGGCCCCCTCTGGAAAGGGCTCTTCGAGCTCTGAGGATGTTAACGCTGGTgctgtcttctccatctccggtCCCGTCGTGGTGGCTGAGAACATGATCGGTTGTGCTATGTACGAGCTG TGTCAAGTCGGTCATGATAAGCTAGTCGGAGAGGTTATTCGTATCGATGCGGATAAGGCCACCATTCAGGTCTACGAGGAAACAG CTGGATTGACGGTCGGTGACCCCGTCTGGCGAACTGGCAAGCCTCTTTCTGTCGAGCTCGGCCCCGGTTTGATGGAAACGATCTACGACGGTATTCAGCGACCCCTGCGAGCTATCTCCGACGAATCAGGCAGCATCTACATTCCCCGTGGTATCAAGGTCAACGCGCTGGATCGCAAGAAGAAATGGGATTTCACGCCCGGAAAGTACAAGGTCGGCGACCACATTACAGGTGGTGATATCTGGGGTACAGTTCTCGAGAACAGTTTGTTGAACGACCACAAAATCCTACTCCCTCCCCGTGCCAAGGGTACCATCACTCGGATAGCGGAAGCCGGTAGCTACACTGTTGAGGAACAATTACTGGAGATTGAGTTCAATGGCGTCAAGTCGACACACGGTATGATGCACACCTGGCCCGTCCGTGTGCCCCGACCGGTCAACGAGAAGAAGTCCGCCGATGAGCCGTTCGTTGTCGGCCAGCGTGTGCTGGactctctcttccccagTGTGTTGGGTGGTACCGTCTGCATTCCTGGCGCTTTCGGATGTGGTAAGACTGTCATCTCACAAAGTGTGTCCAAATTCTCCAACAGTGATGTCATTGTCTATGTCGGTTGTGGTGAGCGTGGGAACGAGATGGCTGAAGTGTTGATGGATTTCCCCGAG CTCAGCATTACGATCGATGGCCGCAAAGAGCCTATCATGAAACGTACCTGCTTGATCGCTAACACCTCCAACATGCCTGTCGCTGCTCGTGAAGCTTCCATTTACACTGGTATAACCATTGCGGAATACTTCCGTGACCAGGGAAAGAACGTTGCTATGATGGCAGACTCCAGTTCCCGATGGGCTGAGGCTCTTCGTGAACTTTCCGGTCGTCTTGGAGAGATGCCAGCTGACCAAGGTTTCCCCGCCTATCTCGGTGCCAAGCTTGCTTCGTTCTACGAACGTGCCGGTAAGACGATCGCTCTCGGAAGCCCCGAGCGAGATGGCAGTGTCAGCATTGTCGCCGCCGTTAGTCCTCCCGGTGGAGATTTCTCAGACCCTGTCACTACTAGTACGATGAGTATTGTCCAAGTGTTCTGGGGTTTGGACAAGAAACTGGCGCAGCGCAAGCACTTTCCTTCGATCAACACAGGTATCTCTTACAGCAAGTACACGACGGTCCTGGACACCTACTATGAAAAGCACCACCCCGAGTTCCCTCGCCTGCGTAGACAGGTCCAAGAGCTTCTGACAAAGTCTGAGGATCTTGACCAAGTCGTGCAGCTGGTCGGAAAGGCTGCGCTTGGTGACTCCGACAAAATCACATTGGATGTCGCCGCGATGGTGAAGGATGACTTCCTGCAACAAAACGGATACAGTGACTACGACCAGTTCTGCCCTCTCTGGAAGACAGAATACATGATGAAGGCATTCATGGGCTACCACGACGAAGCACAGAAGGCGATCGCCCAAGGCCAGAATTGGCCCAAGGTCCGCGATGCGACTACCGACATCCAAACCTCCCTGCGGCAAATGAAGTTCGAGATTCCAGAGGACGAGGCGGACGTGTCTTCCAAG TACGAGAAGGTTCTGCAAACCATGTCGGAGCGGTTTGCTTCTGTGTCGGATGAGTAG
- a CDS encoding oxygenase MpaB family protein (COG:S;~EggNog:ENOG410PK5T;~InterPro:IPR037473,IPR018713;~PFAM:PF09995;~TransMembrane:3 (o12-31i377-395o462-485i)), which produces MVCCTEQNGILYSLLPAGIQLLLSFLFALYCSRKSQTKMAPPDVHTHWDISFKWTELHQTAEQLRPMTFTYDKLADDCVAKLNELSPPEKYRPKAGEPPTKAPKRDLLALLEKHAKDDPKLGELWTEINTVPDWVDWDQIKRGQEVFFRYGMPIMNVLSFQSLLGGMGANRIVETLARTGGFSADVVRRRLLETLQHILQVSLSLDSMKPGGAGHQSSVRVRLLHSSVRSRILSLVKEKPEYYDIEKFGVPISDLDCIGTINTFSTSVVWMGLPRQGIYPTENEIEDYLALWRLVAYYMGTPTDFLADKPTAKAFMESILEFEVDPKPIGQVLAKNIVIGLENTAPTFASKEFMEAMARHLNGNKLSDRLDIPKTSLYYQTLIYGYCYLVMVIAYSNRVFPLFDKAWIAVRRKMYYSIITDKEHGLGGETIFDFKYVPWFTRTTKLGTRKNSKGSKAGIETLAQLGVLAVCTSAATAVYGAMAGARLLGQQKLLRAW; this is translated from the exons ATGGTTTGTTGCACGGAACAGAATGGTATATTATACAGCCTGTTGCCCGCGGGCATTCAACTGCTTTTATCCTTCCTATTCGCCCTATACTGCAGCCGTAAGAGCCAAACCAAGATGGCCCCTCCGGACGTCCACACGCATTGGGATATCTCGTTCAAATGGACAGAACTCCATCAGACAGCAGAACAGCTGCGTCCAATGACTTTCACGTATGACAAACTCGCGGATGATTGTGTCGCAAAGCTCAATGAGCTCTCGCCTCCGGAGAAGTACCGCCCAAAGGCTGGCGAACCACCAACTAAGGCACCCAAGCGGGACTTGCTTGCTCTGTTGGAGAAGCATGCAAAGGATGACCCCAAACTTGGAGAGCTATGGACGGAAATCAACACGGTCCCTGATTGGGTCGACTGGGATCAAATCAAAAGAGGACAGGAAGTGTTTTTCCGCTACGGGATGCCAATAATGAACGTG CTTAGCTTCCAAAGCCTATTAGGCGGAAT GGGCGCCAATCGTATTGTTGAAACTCTGGCCCGGACCGGAGGGTTCTCTGCAGATGTAGTTCGACGAAGATTATTGGAGACTCTTCAGCATATCCTTCAGGTGTCTCTTTCTTTGGACTCCATGAAGCCCGGTGGTGCTGGCCATCAGTCCTCGGTTAGAGTGAGGCTCCTGCATTCCTCTGTCCGATCTCGgattctcagcctcgtcaaagAGAAGCCGGAATATTATGATATCGAGAAATTCGGTGTCCCGATTAGTGACCTCGATTGCATTGGGACAATCAACACATTCTCAACCAGCGTGGTCTGGATGGGTCTCCCCCGACAGGGTATCTACCCCACAGAGAACGAAATCGAGGATTACTTAGCCCTCTGGAGGCTGGTTGCATACTACATGGGCACCCCAACCGACTTTCTCGCGGACAAACCCACCGCCAAGGCATTTATGGAGTCAATCCTGGAATTTGAGGTCGACCCTAAGCCCATCGGACAAGTCCTTGCTAAGAATATTGTCATCGGACTTGAGAATACTGCGCCCACCTTTGCCTCGAAGGAGTTCATGGAGGCCATGGCCAGACATCTCAACGGCAACAAACTCTCTGATCGCCTCGATATCCCCAAAACAAGTCTCTACTACCAGACACTCATATACGGCTACTGCTATCTTGTCATGGTAATAGCATACTCAAATCGGGTGTTCCCACTATTCGACAAGGCGTGGATCGCg GTCCGACGAAAGATGTATTACTCGATAATAACAGACAAGGAGCACGGCCTCGGAGGTGAAACTATCTTTGACTTCAAGTACGTCCCTTGGTTCACACGGACGACGAAGCTAGGGACTCGCAAAAATAGCAAAGGGTCCAAGGCCGGCATCGAGACGCTGGCCCAGCTGGGCGTCCTTGCTGTATGTACTTCGGCTGCAACAGCGGTATACGGGGCCATGGCAGGTGCACGTCTGTTGGGTCAACAAAAGCTGCTGCGTGCGTGGTGA
- a CDS encoding alpha/beta hydrolase (COG:S;~EggNog:ENOG410PJ7E;~InterPro:IPR000073,IPR029058;~MEROPS:MER0209971;~PFAM:PF12697) produces the protein MLTARLFRRSMSHFRVVEHTVRCQSVRERLGAVKPGHENQLRLAVKQYIPIDNPTPGDGDVTLIGAHANGFPKELYEPLWDDIYERLSSHNRRIRSIWIADVAQQGQSGILNESILGNDPDWHDHSRDLLSLINQFQDQIPQPVVGIGHSMGGMQLAHLSLMHPSLFSALVLLDPVIQRENPGLKFAQASTYRREIWPSREQAIQKFKSSPFYQAWDPRVFEKWTQYGLRNLPTPLYPSTDGEPGPEAVTLTTTKAQELYFYMRPSYVDARSGLPRGFPEHEMHPDDIDPSTPFYRPEPAQLLRRLPEIKPDVLYLFGDKSDLSSPAARRAKVETTGSGVGGSGGVAKGSVEEVVLPCGHLVPMELVRESADASADFIHSRVLEWESKVKGFHEAWGRIPHPERVKVDGQWEKHIGVSRKPKL, from the exons ATGTTGACTGCGCGGTTATTCAGGAGATCCATGTCGCACTTCCGTGTTGTCGAGCATACAGTCCGCTGTCAGAGTGTCCGAGAGCGTCTGGGTGCTGTCAAGCCGGGCCATGAGAACCAGCTGAGACTCGCTGTGAAGCAGTATATCCCCATTGACAATCCAACTCCcggagatggcgatgtcaCGCTCATTGGAGCCCATGCAAATGGATTCCCAAAG GAGCTGTATGAACCCTTGTGGGACGACATATACGAACGACTATCAAGTCACAACCGCCGAATCCGATCCATCTGGATCGCAGACGTCGCCCAGCAAGGCCAAAGCGGCATCCTCAATGAATCAATTCTTGGGAACGACC CCGACTGGCACGACCATTCCCGCGACCTGCTTTCCCTGATAAACCAATTCCAAGACCAAATCCCCCAGCCTGTAGTCGGCATCGGGCATAGCATGGGCGGGATGCAACTAGCCCACCTCTCCCTAATGCACCCATCGCTATTCAGCGCCCTCGTCCTGCTAGACCCGGTAATCCAGCGCGAGAACCCAGGTCTCAAATTCGCCCAAGCATCCACATACCGCCGCGAGATCTGGCCATCCCGCGAACAAGCCATCCAGAAATTCAAATCAAGCCCATTCTACCAAGCCTGGGATCCTAGGGTATTTGAGAAATGGACGCAGTATGGGCTTCGCAATCTCCCGACACCGCTTTACCCTAGTACAGACGGCGAACCGGGACCGGAGGCTGTGACGTTAACGACAACAAAGGCCCAGGAGCTGTATTTTTACATGCGCCCCTCGTATGTTGATGCCAGGTCTGGTCTTCCGCGTGGATTCCCGGAACATGAAATGCATCCTGATGATATTGACCCTTCTACACCCTTTTATCGCCCTGAGCCGGCGCAGTTGCTGCGCAGGTTGCCGGAGATTAAACCCGACGTGCTGTATCTCTTCGGCGACAAGTCTGACCTCTCCTCGCCGGCTGCGCGAAGAGCGAAAGTGGAGACAACCGGCAGCGGCGTTGGTGGGAGTGGTGGTGTGGCGAAGGGCtctgtggaggaggttgtccTCCCGTGCGGCCATCTGGTTCCGATGGAGCTTGTGAGGGAGAGTGCAGATGCCAGTGCGGACTTCATTCATTCTAGAGTGTTAGAGTGGGAGTCGAAGGTGAAGGGGTTTCATGAGGCTTGGGGGAGGATTCCGCATCCAGAGCGGGTTAAGGTTGATGGGCAGTGGGAGAAACATATTGGTGTTTCTAGGAAGCCTAAACTTTGA
- a CDS encoding uncharacterized protein (COG:S;~EggNog:ENOG410Q2M8;~InterPro:IPR036236,IPR013087;~PFAM:PF00096), with translation MDKPKQAPSSGEFPFDLIADPEAAISIPFDMESFESNLFLSPYLTSSLLYDSVPDAATPSTLLSSDEASPSCVADDLTLPTYSSRSSPSPHTPTVHMSEVESEPHTPPTVEYTPKRTSPYKARARDITHNPKTSAPTLTLKCMYEGCAYKGSFKRRYDLRRHVRTLHTSPKSHVCPEPECQGKRVFNRKDGLQNHKRRYHSASVVQVPFCGPSPMGAQGVFSDPMGRYNGYSGSTRWGMRSR, from the exons ATGGACAAGCCCAAACAAGCCCCTTCATCTGGCGAATTCCCCTTTGATTTAATAGCAGACCCCGAAGCCGCTATCTCTATACCCTTCGATATGGAGTCATTTGAGTCCAATCTTTTCCTCTCTCCATATTTGACATCAAGCCTGCTATACGATTCCGTCCCCGATGCCGCTACACCAAGCACCCTCCTAAGTAGCGACGAAGCATCGCCCAGCTGTGTGGCAGATGACCTCACATTGCCAACATACAGTAGCAGGTCATCTCCGAGTCCTCACACACCAACTGTCCACATGAGTGAGGTAGAAAGTGAGCCTCACACGCCACCCACTGTCGAATACACTCCTAAAAGGACGAGTCCATACAAGGCCCGGGCCAGGGACATAACGCATAACCCAAAGACTAG TGCACCGACCCTGACTCTGAAATGCATGTACGAGGGCTGCGCCTACAAGGGCAGCTTCAAGCGCAGATATGACCTGCGGCGCCATGTGCGCACCCTGCATACCTCTCCTAAATCCCATGTCTGTCCAGAGCCTGAGTGTCAGGGGAAGAGGGTGTTTAATAGGAAGGATGGCCTGCAGAATCATAAACGGCGGTATCATAGTGCAAGCGTGGTTCAGGTTCCTTTTTGCGGACCCTCTCCTATGGGCGCGCAAGGTGTATTTAGTGATCCCATGGGACGCTATAATGGGTATAGTGGCTCTACGAGATGGGGGATGAGGTCTCGTTGA